GGCAGGAAGCAGTGAGCCGATGAGATTACCGAGATGTTTGACGCCGTTAACGTAAGGCAACGCACTGGTGATGAGAATCTTGGTCATGGGAAGCGCTCTTTCGCGTTGAGGTGGCGCTGAATCCGATGAAACGAAAAAGCCCTCCCGCATGGACCGGAAGGGCTGGATTCAGCTCACATTCGACGCGCCAAGCGCGCGCTATCCCCTCCGGCAAACCTCCTTGCGGTCGGGCCGGGGCATTCGATTCAAAACTCGTGCGTTGGCAAACTTCACTGCGGATACCTCTGCCGCTGAAAGTAGCATCGTTTGAGCGCGACAATCAAGCGGCGCCCAGAGGTAGCTTGCTACGGTTTCAAGATCGACGCGCCGGTGGTCTTGCGGCTTTCGAGATCGATATGCGCCTTCGCGGCGTCCTTGAGTGCGTAGGCGTGGTTGATCGGCACGTGCAGCTTGCCGTTGATGACGGCGGCAAACAGCGTGTCGGCGCCCTCCAGCAACTCCTTGCGCGTGCCGATGTAGTCGTTGAGCTTCGGCCGGGTCGCAAACAGCGAGCCGTGATTGTTGAGCTCGGCGATCGAGAACGGCGGCACCGGACCCGAGGCATTGCCGAACGAGACAAACATGCCGCGCGGTTTCAGGCAGGACAGCGAGCCGGGGAAGGTCGCCTTGCCGACGCCGTCATAGACGACGTCGCAGCCCTCGTTGCGGCTGATCTGCTTCACGCGCGCGACGAAATCTTCCTCGTTGTAGAGGATGACGTGATCGCAGCCATTGGCCTCCGCAAGCTCGGCCTTCTCGCGCGAGCCGACGGTGCCGATGACGTGGGCGCCGAGCGCCCTCGCCCATTGGCACGCGAGCAGGCCGATGCCGCCTGCGGCGGCGTGGATCAGCACGCGATGATGCGGCTCGACCCGAAAAGTCTTGTGCAGCAGGTACCAGACCGTCAGCCCCTTCAGCATCAGCACGGCGCCCTGCTCGTGGGTGATGTGATCGGGCAGCTTGACCAGCTTCTCCCAGGGGATGTTGCGCTCGCCGGTATAGGCACCGAGATTGTGGTAATAGGCGACGCGGTCGCCGGGATGGAAATGCGTCACGCCTGGCCCGACCGCGACGACCTCGCCCGAGGCCTCGTTGCCGGCGATGAAGGGCAGTCCCGGCGCCTTGTAGAGGCCGGTGCGGTAATAGACGTCGATGAAGTTGAGGCCGACCGCGTGCTGGCGGATGCGCACCTCGCCGGGTCCGGGCGCCGGCACGTCGATGCTCTCATAGACCAGGGCTTCGGGGCCTCCGACCTTGTGCACACGGACGGCTTTGGTCATCACCTGACCTCCTCTACTTTCGGCTCAGCGAAAGACATCGCGCCCGCGTTGTCAACTCGACGCTCGCCCAGCCGGCTAGGCGGATGGCTTGCCGAATTTCCTGCGATTGCGCTTCGCCAGCACGTTGAAGAATTCCACCGCCGCCGAGAACGCAATTGCGAAATAGATGTAGCCGCGCGGAATGTGGAAATGGAATCCATCCGCGACCAGCGCGACGCCGATCAGCACCAGGAACGCCAGCGCCAGCATCTTGGTGGTCGGATGCTCCGCGACGAATCGCGACACCGGCCCCGACGAAATGTACATGATCAGGCAGGCGATCACGACGGCCGCGATCATGATCTCGATGTCCTGCGCCATGCCGATCGCGGTGATGATCGAGTCCAGCGAGAACACGATGTCGATGACGATGATCTGGACGATCACCCAGAAGAAGGCGCTGCCGGCGGATTTCTGATCGCCCTCGCCGTCATCGGCTTCGACCTCGGCGTGGATCTCGTGCGTCGCCTTGGCGATCAGGAACAGGCCGCCGCCGATCAGGATGAGGTCGCGCCAGGAGAAGTCGTAACCTGCAGCCGAGAACACTGGTGCAGTCAGGCCGATCAGCCAGACCAGCACGCTGAGCAGGATGATGCGGAAGATCAGCGCCAGCGCGAGGCCGATCTGGCGGGCGCGGAGCGCCTGCGGCTCGGGAATGCGCGAGACGATCACCGACAGGAAGATGACGTTGTCGATGCCGAGCACAATCTCGAGCGCTGTCAGGGTCAGCAGCGCGGCCCAGGCTTCGGGGCTGGTGATGAGGTGCATCATGCGAAGGATCTGACCAGGCGGATCATGGCGTCGCTGAAGCTGATCCAGAGCGCGATCGCGCACATCGCGACCGTCACGCCGGTGCCGACGCGAAAGTCCATCTCCAGCACGTAGAGGCCGAGCACGGCCCAGATCGCGATCAGCGACATCGTCAGCCAGCGCAGCCGCACGACGCGGACCGGATGCAGCACGTGGAACGGCACGAAGGTCAGTACCACCAGGGCCGCGACCAGCAGCGTCGACCACAGCGGCGACCAGTGCAGCAGGAACAGGTAGAACGCCGCGGCATTCCACAGCGCCGGAAAGCCGCGGAAATGATTGTCATCGGCCTTCATGCGCAGATCGGCGAAATATAAGGCGCTGGTGACGATGATGGCGACGCCGAGCAAGGGCGCCGCGACCGGCAGCAGCAGCCCGCTGGCGACGATCGCATAGGCCGGCACGAAGACATAGGTGACGAAGTCGACCACGAGATCGAGCACGTCGCCCGACCAGTTCGGCTGCACGTTCTTGACGTCGAGCCGGCGCGCGATCGGACCGTCGATCGCGTCGATGACGAGGGCGACGCCCAGCCATTGAAACATCGCCGCCCAGTGCTCGCGCACGGCCTCGAGCATCGCCAGCAGCGCGATCGCCGCGCCGAAGGCGGTGAAGATGTGCACCGAGAAGGCCGCGGCGCGCATCGCCGGTCTCGGCTTCAGGGAATCCTGCTGGGTATCCATGGCTTCTGCTATCAGAATGGGACCGATTTGCACATAAGCCATTGCGGCGTTCGGCCGCGCAATTCGCCATAAAATGAGGGAAAAATAGGTGGGCTTGAATTTGCCGCCGGGCGTGTCAATTGTCAGTCCATGACAGACGTATCGACACTGTTTGACGCAGCCGTGATCGGCGGCGGACCGGCCGGGCTCGCGGCGGCAATCGCATTGGCGCAGGCGGGCGCGCGGACCGCGCTGGTGGCGCGGCGCGTGCCCTATGCCGACAACCGCACCACGGCGCTGCTGGGTGCCTCCATCGAGCTTCTGGAGACGCTCGACGTCTGGCCGCGCTGCAAGGACAAGGCGGCTGGCCTCGAAGTGATGCGTCTCGTCGACGACACCGGCCGGCTGTTCCGCGCGCCGGAGGTGCGTTTCTCCTGTCATGAGATCGGACTGGATGCCTTCGGCTACAACATCGACAACCGCTCGCTGATGCTGGCGCTGGAAGCGCGTGCGGCCGAATTGCCCAATCTCGTCCGCTTCGACGACGAGGCCGAGAGCGTCGTCATCGAAGCCGATGACGTCGCGATCCGCACCGCCTCCGCGCAATTCCTCTCCACCCGGCTCGTGGTCGGCGCGGATGGCCGGCATTCGCTGTGCCGCGAAGCCGCCGGCATCGAGGTGACAAGGCGCGAGCTGAACCAGACCGCGCTGACCTTCAACGTCGGCCATGCCCGCCCTCACCACAACGTCTCGACCGAGTTCCACACGCCGCACGGGCCCTGCGTGTTCGTGCCCCTGCCCGGCAACCGCTCCAGCATCGTCTGGGTCTCGGCACCTGCGGACGCCGAGCGGCTGCGCGGCCTCAGCGATGACGAGCTGTCCGCCGCGATCGAGAAGCAGTCGCATTCCATTCTGGGGCGCATGACGGTGGAGCCCGGCCGCAACGTATTCCCGCTGGCGATCGAGCGTCCTAAATCGTTCGGGCGCGACCGCATCGCGCTGGTCGGCGAAGCCGCCCATGTGGTTCCACCGATCGGCGCCCAGGGTCTCAACCTTGGCCTGCGCGATGCTGCCGACATTGCGCGGCTCGCGGGTGAAGCCATCGCGTCGGGCGAGGATCCCGGCGCGGACGAGGTGCTCAAGCGCTACGACCGGGCCCGGCGCCCGGACATTTTGAGCCGGACGTTCGCGATCGACATCGCCAACCGGTCTTTGCTCAACGACTTCCTGCCGCTCCAGCCGGTCCGCGCCGTCGGCATGCACCTGTTAGGTGCCATCGGCCCGCTCCGGCGCTTTGCGATGCGCGAGGGGCTGACGCCGACGTGGCGCAGGTAGATTGGCGGCGGTAGCTGCGGCTTAAGGAAACGCCAGCCGTCCCGTCTGGAGCAACCACATCACGCTGGTCAGCGTGACCACCGACGCAAACGTCCCGAGCAGCACCGCGACGGATGCGGATTCGATCCAGGCGTCGTTCTGGCGGGCGATCACGAACACGTTCAGCGCCGGCGGCAGCGAAGCCATCAGCACGGCGGTCGCGGCCCAGGGCTGCGCGAACGGGCCGAACGCCAGCATCAGCCCGAACGCTGCAAGCGGATGGATCAGGAGTTTGACCGCGATCACGCCGGGCACCTCCCACGGGACCCGGTCGAACGGGCGCAGCGCCACCGTCACGCCGAGCACGAACAGCGCGGTCGGCGCGGCTGCGTTCTGGAGGAAGGTGATGGTGCGGTCGAGCGCGACCGGCAGCTCGATATGCAGCGCCGCCACCGCCGCGCCGAAGCAGGCCGACATGATCAGCGGGTTGAGCACGATCTGCTTCAGCACGACGCCGAAGGCATGCACGATCGAGGGATGGTCACGATCGGAGAGCTCGATCAACAGCGGCACGATCGTGAACAGGAAGATGCTGTCGCAGCAGAAGATCAGCGCAGTCGGCGCCGCCGCCTTGGTCCCGAGCACCGCGAGCGCGAGTCCCGGTCCCATGTAACCGATATTGCCGTAGCCGCCCGAGAGCCCTGCGAGCGTCGCCTCGCGCAGCGTCAGGCGACCCAAGACCTTGCCGACGATGAGCGCCAGCGTGAAGGCCACCACTGTCGACAGCGTCGTCGCCACCAGGAACGGCGGGTTGTTCAGCTCCGCGAATGGCGTCTTCGACATGATCGCGAACAGCAGCGCCGGCAGCGACACGTAGAGCAGGAAGAAGTTCATCCAGGCGAGGCCTGATTCCGGCAGGGATTTGACCTTGCCGCAGGCAAATCCAACGAAGATCAAGCCGAAATAAGGAAGTGCCAGATTGAGGATATCGACCATTGATGAAGTGTTTTCTGAAGACCTGGGGGCTATCCGCCCAGCAAGCGGAGGTTAATTCCGGATCAGGGCACTAGCATCGGCCACAATCCTGGTCTATCGACGGGGGATGATTAAAGCGAGGACCGCCAAATTCCAGATCGGACAGGTCGTGCGCCACCGGATCTTCTCGTTCCGGGGCGTGATCTTCGACATCGATCCGGAATTCAACAACACCGAGGAATGGTGGCTGTCGATCCCCGAGGAGGTGCGGCCCCACAAGGACCAGCCGTTCTATCACCTGCTCGCGGAGAACGCGGAGTCCGAGTACGTCGCCTATGTCTCCGAGCAGAACCTGTTGCCGGACGATTCCGGCGAGCCGATCCGGCATTCCCAGGTCGCCGAGATCTTCATCAAGAGCAAGGACGGCGGCTATCGCCCGCGCAATCCGTCGCTGAACTGAGTTTCGCCGCCAGTAACCGGCCAACAAAAAAGGCGCTCGATTGAGCGCCTTTTTCGTATCCGGGATTTGCTCCCGATTACTTCTGAGCGTTCGGCGCGGCGCCGGGGACACCACCGTTCTGCTCGAGCTTCTTGCGCTGCTCGTCAGCCTTCTTCTGAAGCTCTTCCTGGAGTTTCTTCTGGTTTTCCTCGAACACCTTCGGATCGGTCGGCGGACCGTCATAGGCCTTCTGGAATTCGCCGGCGAGCGGCAGCGGCAGGGTCAGCGGCGCGCCGTTGGCATTGATCGCCTGGACAACGAGATTCTGGCCCTTCTTCATGCTGTTGATGAGCTCGGGCGTGGCCTCGTAGTCGGACATGCAGCCGTTCTGGAAGCAGATCACATACGGCTGCTGCAACGGCGCGTTGCTGTCGACGATGATGCGGGTGCCGTGGACGAGCTGCATGCCGAGCGGCAGCGTCACGCGCAGGATCTTCTTGGGCTCGCCTTCCGGCTCGATGATCACGGCCGCGATCACCGGCTGGCCCGATTCGATGCGGCCGTCCTTGCCGGTGAAGCAGACCTGCTTGGCGTTGGCGTCCTGGCCCTTGAGGCAGAACTTGGTCCAGGGGGCGTAGATCAGCTGGATCTGCTGGTCCGCAGGCTGGGCAGCGCCCTGCTGCGCCGGAGCGCCCTGGGCGGGCGCCTGCTGCGCGGGGGCCTGGGCCGCCGGCGCCGGAGCCTTGGGGGCAGCTTTCGGAGCGGCTTTCGGCGCCGCCTTGGGCGCAGGCGCGCCCGGGGCCGGCGCAGGAGCCTGGGCCTCGGCGGCAAACGGAACGACCAATGCCGTCGCCGTCAACAGGGCGAGGAGCCGCCCGCGCGGCCGGATGCACGCGGCCAAGTAACGGAAATTCATTGCGGAAAACCCTTTCTGAACGGGAAGTGCCCGAACCGCTCCGAAGCGCCGAACCTAGCCGCCTTGGGCGCGGCTCTCTCCCCGTCAATTGAGGCGGATAAGTGACGGGCTCGACGCTCTTGCGCGATTGCGTGCCTTCTTAACGTGGCCGACGAAAAGATCAATGCCGACAAGCGTCTTTGACCGCATTGAGAACCCCGCCTTGGCCTGCGCCGGGGGAAAATCCCTGTGATAGGATTCGAGGCTACCGGTCCTCGAATCAACGTGTCCGAATGTTCATGTTCCAGCGCCTGCTCGAGGGCCCCGGTGTCCGCCTTTGCAGCCTCGCCTTCGCGCTCATCGTCAGCCTGTCGGCAAGCGGCGGGCGCGCCGAGGAAGCCCATGCCATCGCCATGCACGGCAAGCCGGCGATGGCGGCTGATTTCACCCACATGCCCTACGTCAACCCGGATGCCCCCAAAGGCGGCCGTCTGACCTGGGGCATTCTCGGCACCTTCGACAGCCTCAATCCGTTCATCGTGAAGGGATTGGCCGTGCAGCCGATCCGCGCCTACGTGGTCGAGAGCCTGCTGGCGCGCGGCCAAAACGAGCCGTTCACGCTGTACGGCCTGCTCGCCAAAACGGTCGAGACCGACGACGAGCGCAGCTACGTCACGTTCCGTCTCGATCCCCGCGCCCGCTTCTCCGACGGCAAGCCGGTGCAGGCCGAGGACGTGCTGTTCTCCTGGCAGCTGCTGCGCGACCATGGCCGTCCGAACCTCCGGCAGTATTACGCCAAGGTCGCCAGGGCCGAGGCATCCGATCCCCTCACCGTCCGCTTCGACCTCACAGGGGCCAATGACCGCGAGCTGCCGCTGATCCTCGGCCTGATGCCGATCCTGCCGAAGCATGCAGTGGACGTCGCGACCTTCGAGGAGACGACACTATCGGGGCCGATCGCCTCGGGCCCATACCGCGTCACGGCCGTGAAGCCCGGCGCCAGCGTCACGCTGACGCGCAATCCCGACTATTGGGGCCGCGATCTCCCCATCAATCGCGGGCTCTACAATTTCGACGAGATCAGGCTCGACTATTTTCGCGAGGCCAACGGCCAGTTCGAAGCCTTCAAGCGCGGCCTCTACGATTTCCGCATCGAGCACGAGCCACTGCGCTGGCATGACGGCTACGACTTTCCGGCCGCCAGAAGCGGCGAGGTGATCCGCGACACCATCAAGCCGGGCGTGCCGCAGCCGTCCGAATTTCTGGTGTTCAACACGCGGCGGCCGATCTTCGCCGACATCCGCGTGCGCCAGGCGCTGGCGCTTTTGTTCGATTTCGAGCTCGTCAACCGCAACTATTTCTTCAACCTCTATTCGCGCGTCGCCGGCTATTTCGCGGGCTCCGACCTCTCCGCCTATGGCCGGCCTGCGGATGCGCGCGAGCGCGAGCTGCTCAAACCGTTTGCCGCGCAGATCCCGCCTGACATCATGGACGGCAGCTACCGCCTGCCTGTCACCGACGGTTCGGGCCGCGACCGGAACACGCTGCGCGCCGCGCTAAGACTGTTGTCGGAGGCCGGCTGGGATCTCGACGGCACCGTGCTGCGCAACCGCGGAACAAAGGCGCCCTTCACCTTCGAGATGCTGGTGACGACCCGCGATCAGGAGCGCATCGCGCTCGCCTTCCAGCGCGACCTCAAGCGCGCCGGCATCGCGGGAAGCGTGCGCACGGTCGATCCGGTGCAGTTCGACCAGCGCCGGCTCGCTTACGAGTTCGACATGATCCAGAACCGCTGGGACCAGTCGCTCTCGCCCGGCAACGAGCAGTATTTCTATTGGGGCAGCACTGCAGCCGACAATCCGGGGACCCGCAACTACATGGGCGCCAGGGATCCCGCCGTCGACGCCATGATCGCCGCGCTGCTGGAGGCCCGCGATCATACGGAATTCGTCGCGGCGGTGCGGGCGCTCGACCGCGCCCTGATCGCGGGCTTCTACACAATCCCCCTGTTTAACGTATCCGAGCAATGGATCGCGCGCTGGAATCGGATAGAACGGCCCAAGGCCACCGCGTTGTCCGGCTATCTGCCGGAGACCTGGTGGTCGAAGGGGCCGCCTTAGAGCCAGTCAAGCAAAGTGACGCCGTGAACCAGCCAGCCGCATCGCCGACGCTCGATACGCTGTTTCAGCGCACGCTGATGCGGCAGCCGCACATGCTCGCTCTGCTCGACCCCCTCAACAAGGCCCGCGTCACCGGCCACCAGCCGCGGCGGATGACCTATGCCGAGGCCGACACCGCGATCGAGGCGCTGTCGGCGCATTTCGTCGAATCGGGCCTGCCGGCCAATTCCGTCATCGCGGTCCAGCTGCCCAATACGGTCGAGTTCGTGCTCACCGTGCTCGCGGCTCATCGCGCCGGGCTGGTCGTCGCCGTGCTGCCGCTGCTGTGGCGGCATGCGGAACTGACCGCCGCGCTGAACCGCACCGCTGCGCGCGCCATCGTCACCATGAGCAAGGTCGACGGCGTCAGCTATGCCGACTTCGCGATGCATGCCGCGGCTGAAGCGTTTTCGATCCGTCACGTCTGCGGCTTCGGTACCGACCTGCCCGAAGGCATGGCCTCGCTCGACGACGTGCTGGCCCGCCCGCCCGGCATGACGCGCGCCGTGATCCAGGACGGCCGCAAGGCGGCGATGATCTCGTTCGACGTCACCGCGGAAGGTTTCCGCCCCGTGCCGCGGCCGCATTTCAGCCTGATCGCCGGCGGCCTTGCGATGTCGCTGGAGGCGGACGTCAAGCAGGGCGCAACCGTGATGGCGGCGTTCGCGCCGATGTCGTTCGCGGGCCTCGCCTCCTCGCTCGCGGTGTGGCTGCTCTCGGGCGGCACGCTGGCGCTGCATCATCCGTTCGAGAACGACGTGCTGGAGCAGCAGATCAACGAGCACGAATGCGAGGTGCTGATCGCACCGGCGCAGCTCGCGTTGCGGCTCGGCGATTCCGATCTGGCGGCGCGGATGCCATCCTTGCGCAACGTCATCGGCCTGTGGCGCGCGCCCGAGCAGGTGGCGGCGAGCGACGCCTGGATCGCGCCGCATGCGCCGCTCACGGACGTCTATCTGTTCGGCGAGGCCGGGCTGTTCGGCGCCCGCCGCGGCGAGGACGGCATGCCGGTGCCGGTCATGCCCGGGCCGCACGGCGCGCCGCGCGAGCAGTCCGGCTCCTCCATCGCCGGCGAGATCCTGCTCACGCCGAAGGGCACGCTTGGCCTGCGCGGGCCGATGGTGCCGATCGCGGCCTACGCCCCGCCGCAGCCGGTCGGCGAGACGCTGACCGCGCAGCCGCCGCGCGACTATGTCGACACCGGCTTTGCGGCGCGGCTCGACCGTCCGAGCGGCGCGATCTGCATCACCGCCCCGCCCTCGGGCATCATGGCGGTCGGCGGCTACCGCTTCCTCTCCAACGACCTCCAGGAATGGGCGCGCCGGCTCGGCCAGGGCGCCCTGCTCACCGCGCTGCCCGACCGCCTCTCCGGCCACCGGCTGGCAGGGAGAGCCCAGGACAATGCGAGGGCCCGCGAGGCGCTGAGCCAGCTCGGGCTTAACCCCCTGATGGTCGAGGCTTTTCGCGACCGCTCCGGGCCGACTTGAGCACAGTTTCGACCGAACCATTGACGCTGCATTAAGGCGGCCGGACTAGATTGCGCGGCATCTGTCGCGTGATCAGAGTCTTTTGATGTCCCAGGCGGGCCCGATCCTGTTTGTGTCCAATGCCGAGCGGCCGCCCTTCATTGCGGCGCTGGACGAGGCCCGGCTGTTTCCCGTGATCGACACCGACTGGGCCAGCGCGGCGCGCGCGGTCGAGCAGGTGCAGCCGGCCGCGGTGCTCGCGGCGATGCATGCCGGACACGAGCCGTATCTGGCGCCGCTCGCTAGGAAGATCTCCGAGCAATTGCCCTACCTGCCCTTCGTGGCGCTCGATGCGGCGGGCACATTGCCGCACAATGCCCTGCCCTTCGGCTCGCGCGGCGGCAATTCCGATCGCCTGATCGCGCGGCTGCGCGCGGCGCTGCGCGTGCGCACCCTTCACGCCACGATGCTGCGCCGGCTGCCAGAAGCCAAGGTGTCGCTGCCGGACGGCGATCCCACACGCGATGCCACCGTGCTGCTGATCGGCCGCGGCGCGGCTTACCCGGCGCTCTCCGTTGCGCTCGGCGAACGCGTCGGCGTCGTCGGCGCGCTCTCGATCGAGGCTGCCGCCAAGCATCTCAACACCCGCGACCTCGACGGCGTCGTGCTGGCCGAAGGCTTTACGGCGCGCGTGACGGATGCCTTCCTCACGGTGCTCGCCGAGGACACCCGCTTCCGCAGCCTGCCCGTGATCGTCACCGCGCACCAGCTGACGCAGAGTTACGACCTGCCCAATCTCGAGCTGATCCCGGGCGAGCCGGCCAAGATCGCCGCCAACGCGTTGCCCCTGATCCGCCAGCACGCGATGGAGGCGCAAGCGAGCCGCACGCTGCGCTCGATCGACGCCGGCGGCTGGCTCGATCCGCGCAGCGGCCTGCTCACGGTGGAAGCCTTTGCCCGCGATTTTGCCAAGGCGGTCGAGCAGACGCTGGCCCGCGGCGGCGGCCTTTCCGTGGCGCGCTTCGCCTTCGATCCCGGCAATTCCCGCGCGCAGCTCGACGCTGCGCGCATTCTCAGCCGCCTGATGCGGCAGATGGATTTTGGCGCCGCACAGAAGGACGGCTCGGTGATCGTGGTGTTCGCGGAGACCGACTTCCGCACCGCGCACATGATCGCCCGCCGCCTGTCGGCGGTGATGCGGCATACGTCGAACGGCAAGCACGAGATGCGCAGCGATCCCGTCGTCAGCGTGGACTCGCTGTCGCCGTCGGATACGGCAAGGTCGCTGCTGGCCCGGCTGTCGGCCGACGCATCAAGGGCGGCGTCGTAATTCTCGCGCTAAAGCATGATCCGGAAAAGTGCGAAGCGGTTTTCCGGAAAGATCATGCGTAAACAACAACCTAGAGCGCGATGACGATTCATCCAAATCTCATCGCGCTTTAGACGCGATGATTCGTCTTCGCGTTGGTTTGCAGAGCGGGAGCGGCAAGCAGAAAGCCCACAGAGTCATTCAGAAGCTCGTAGGCGCGATCGACGATGTCGTCCAGCGATATGGTCTTGGCGAACATCCGCTGCGCTTCAGCCAGCAACTGCTCTCGCGTCGGCATGCTGGACAGGCGTAAATCGGCGCGGTGCTGCAAGTGACTGATCGTGTCCCGCATCGTCAATTCGGTTTCATGGATCGACGCCCTGATCGCAAGCGCGATGTGCTCGGGATTAAAGCGGGCGGCCAGCTGCTCAGCCGCTTGCTTGACCACGCGCGATCCCAGCCGATGCTCGTTGCGTAGAACCTGCTTGGGCGGCATCTTCAGATCCCGGACAATGCCGAACCATGACAAGGCCACCAGGGCATAGTAGCTCAAATCGATCTCATACCAGCGGAAGCCCTGCCGCGCGCTGGCCTGGTAGGCATGATGGTTGTTGTGCCACCCCTCGCCCATAGTCAGCAAAGCAAGCAGCCAGTTGTTGCGGGAGTCATCACCGGTCACGTACCGCTTGCGTCCGTGAACATGTGCGAGAGAGTTGATGCAGAACGTTGCGTGATACAGGAGCACGGTGCTCCAGAGGAATCCGACCACGAGGCCTGACCACCCGGCAAGAAGGAAGCACAGGCCCGCGAGCACGACCGCCGGCAAAAGCTCCAGCCTGTGGAGCCACATCAGCTCGGGATACGCGGCCAGATCCGATACTTTCACCAGATCAGTCGCATCGTGCTGCCGATAGAATATCCAGCCGACATGGCTGTAGACGAAGCCCTTGTGCCGCGGTGAATGCACGTCGTGCACGGTATCCGAGTGAAGGTGATGATGGCGGTGTTTGGCCGCCCACCAAAGCACGCTTTTCTGCGCACTGCTCTGGGCAAGGAAAGCCAGGACGAATTGAAACACCCGGCTTGTCGCGTAAGACCGATGCGAGAAGTAGCGATGATATCCGGCAGTGATCCCGAACATGCGCAGCCAATAGAGAGCGACGCAAATTGTAACGGCCTGCCACGAGACGCCGGACCAGATCGCCGCGAAGCATCCGGCGTGGATCAATACGAACGGCAGGACCTGCGGATACATGACATCGTCGTGATCCGGCTCGGAGTCCGGGCCTGAATCGGTATTGAAAGACACGCGTGCGACCTCAGCTGTTTCGATATAAAAAACCGCGGCCGGAAAACCGGTCGCGGGGTGTGGATACTGCACTCAGGGGATCAATCAGCGCCTTTGATATCTGGAACGAGGGTCCGTCAGGCGCCACTTTAGCGGCGAGGCCGTTCAGCCGAAACTCGACAAACCGTACATGGCCGTTGTTCCGTCGTTCCGCAAGTGTCCAGATGTCGCTGTTTTCGGACCAGGGGGCGCCGCACTGTGTCGCGTTGCGCCGCCCCCGGAATACTACGGCCCTCACGCCGCCTTCTTAGCCTCCGCGAGCTGCGCCAGCTGCCGCATGATCTCCGTGGTGCCGGCGAGGCGTTCTTCCGGCGTCTCCCAGTCCTGCAGGAACACCACCTTCATGTCGGGCCGCACCTTGGCGGCCTGGCCGTAGCTGCGGATGAAGGTCACGAGGCGATCAGGATAGGCGAAGGAATTGTCGCGGAAGACGATGACGGCGCCCTTCGGGCCGGCGTCGATCTTCTCGACATTGGCCCTGCGGCAGAACGCCTTGATCGCGGCGACCTTGAACAGATACCGCACCTCGTCCGGCAGCACGCCGAAGCGGTCGCGCATCTCGGCGCCGAAGTTCTCGATCTCCTCCTCGGTGTCGAGATCGGCGAGGCGCCGGTACAGCGACAGCCGCACCGAGAGATCGCCGACGTAATCCTCGGGAATGAGCACGGGCATGCCGATGGTGATCTGCGGCGACCAGCGGTCGGCCGCGGGCTCGGCGACGCCGGCCTTGAGATTGACGATCGCCTCCTCCAGCATCGATTGATAGAGCTCGAAGCCGACCTCCTTGATGTGGCCGGACTGCTCCTCGCCCAAGAGATTGCCGGCGCCGCGGATGTCGAGGTCGTGCGAGGCGAGCTGGAAGCCCGCGCCCAGCGTCTCCAGCGATTGCAGCACCGTGAGCCGGCGCTCGGCCTGCGCGGTGATCTTCTGCTGTGCCGGCAGCGTGAACAGCGCGTACGCCCGCAGCTTGGAGCGGCCGACGCGGCCGCGGAGCTGGTAGAGCTGGGCAAGGCCGAACATGTCGGCGCGGTGCACGATCAGCGTGTTGGCGTTGGGAATGTCGAGGCCGGATTCCACGATCGTGGTCGACAACAGGATGTCGAACTTGCCGTCGTAGAACGCGGTCATGATGTCCTCGATCACGGCGGGCGGCATCTGGCCGTGCGCGACCGC
The genomic region above belongs to Bradyrhizobium arachidis and contains:
- a CDS encoding invasion associated locus B family protein produces the protein MNFRYLAACIRPRGRLLALLTATALVVPFAAEAQAPAPAPGAPAPKAAPKAAPKAAPKAPAPAAQAPAQQAPAQGAPAQQGAAQPADQQIQLIYAPWTKFCLKGQDANAKQVCFTGKDGRIESGQPVIAAVIIEPEGEPKKILRVTLPLGMQLVHGTRIIVDSNAPLQQPYVICFQNGCMSDYEATPELINSMKKGQNLVVQAINANGAPLTLPLPLAGEFQKAYDGPPTDPKVFEENQKKLQEELQKKADEQRKKLEQNGGVPGAAPNAQK
- a CDS encoding extracellular solute-binding protein, which codes for MFMFQRLLEGPGVRLCSLAFALIVSLSASGGRAEEAHAIAMHGKPAMAADFTHMPYVNPDAPKGGRLTWGILGTFDSLNPFIVKGLAVQPIRAYVVESLLARGQNEPFTLYGLLAKTVETDDERSYVTFRLDPRARFSDGKPVQAEDVLFSWQLLRDHGRPNLRQYYAKVARAEASDPLTVRFDLTGANDRELPLILGLMPILPKHAVDVATFEETTLSGPIASGPYRVTAVKPGASVTLTRNPDYWGRDLPINRGLYNFDEIRLDYFREANGQFEAFKRGLYDFRIEHEPLRWHDGYDFPAARSGEVIRDTIKPGVPQPSEFLVFNTRRPIFADIRVRQALALLFDFELVNRNYFFNLYSRVAGYFAGSDLSAYGRPADARERELLKPFAAQIPPDIMDGSYRLPVTDGSGRDRNTLRAALRLLSEAGWDLDGTVLRNRGTKAPFTFEMLVTTRDQERIALAFQRDLKRAGIAGSVRTVDPVQFDQRRLAYEFDMIQNRWDQSLSPGNEQYFYWGSTAADNPGTRNYMGARDPAVDAMIAALLEARDHTEFVAAVRALDRALIAGFYTIPLFNVSEQWIARWNRIERPKATALSGYLPETWWSKGPP
- a CDS encoding class I adenylate-forming enzyme family protein, encoding MNQPAASPTLDTLFQRTLMRQPHMLALLDPLNKARVTGHQPRRMTYAEADTAIEALSAHFVESGLPANSVIAVQLPNTVEFVLTVLAAHRAGLVVAVLPLLWRHAELTAALNRTAARAIVTMSKVDGVSYADFAMHAAAEAFSIRHVCGFGTDLPEGMASLDDVLARPPGMTRAVIQDGRKAAMISFDVTAEGFRPVPRPHFSLIAGGLAMSLEADVKQGATVMAAFAPMSFAGLASSLAVWLLSGGTLALHHPFENDVLEQQINEHECEVLIAPAQLALRLGDSDLAARMPSLRNVIGLWRAPEQVAASDAWIAPHAPLTDVYLFGEAGLFGARRGEDGMPVPVMPGPHGAPREQSGSSIAGEILLTPKGTLGLRGPMVPIAAYAPPQPVGETLTAQPPRDYVDTGFAARLDRPSGAICITAPPSGIMAVGGYRFLSNDLQEWARRLGQGALLTALPDRLSGHRLAGRAQDNARAREALSQLGLNPLMVEAFRDRSGPT
- a CDS encoding acyl-CoA desaturase — its product is MYPQVLPFVLIHAGCFAAIWSGVSWQAVTICVALYWLRMFGITAGYHRYFSHRSYATSRVFQFVLAFLAQSSAQKSVLWWAAKHRHHHLHSDTVHDVHSPRHKGFVYSHVGWIFYRQHDATDLVKVSDLAAYPELMWLHRLELLPAVVLAGLCFLLAGWSGLVVGFLWSTVLLYHATFCINSLAHVHGRKRYVTGDDSRNNWLLALLTMGEGWHNNHHAYQASARQGFRWYEIDLSYYALVALSWFGIVRDLKMPPKQVLRNEHRLGSRVVKQAAEQLAARFNPEHIALAIRASIHETELTMRDTISHLQHRADLRLSSMPTREQLLAEAQRMFAKTISLDDIVDRAYELLNDSVGFLLAAPALQTNAKTNHRV